The Chitinophaga niabensis genome segment AAAAGCAGCATTTTTACGTGCAGGCACATAGGTTGCCCAAAGGAAGCGGACCTCCTTCAATTTTTTACCATAAAAATGAGCTTTACTCTAAAGGCGGAGGTTTCTTTTTGGAAGAACGGGGTTGTTTACGAAGCGGAGAGGCGGAACGTGTGGCAGGCTTGTAATGTACTTCTACGGATAATGTTTTATCCGGCAGTAATACGCCGATAATATCTGCAGCTAAATGTTTAACATCTTCCAACAGGGCCAGTTCACCATTCACCATTTGAAAAGGTATCACCTGCAATACAACAAAGGCCGTTTCCTTCTCCGCGTAAGGCAATACGAATGCTACTTTTTCAGGCAGCGCCCGTACATCTATTAATTTACTCTCTGATACAGCAGCTGTATATTTCGCTTTTGCAAAATCAATACCGGTTACAATTGCTTTTATTTCCAGGTGCGTAGTACCCTTTGTTTTTTTGAAAGCAGGATTAACGGATACGCATATATTACCATCTTTATCTTTTGTAAGAACAGGCTGGAAAGTTAACAGCTGGTCCAGCTTAGTGGTACTATTCAGGTTGAAACCGGTTAAAGCAGGAAGATGACGCGTAAGGATCCTCCGCTGCCCGGGAAAATGATGGGCATCTGCTTTCACGATGGCCTGCAATACTTTATTGATCCGGTTCACTAACTTCCCGTCATCCGGTATTTCCAGCTCTCCCGATAATGCATTACGCAGCAAACGGCCACCTTTACTTGCTGTGCCGAAGTCCAGCGCCGAACGTTTCGTTGCATAACTGCGCTCAACATGAGCAGGCATGCTGCGTAAAAGGTGAACGCCATCGACCTCGTAGCCGATCAGGTTACCCAGTTTACCCGTAAACGTTACAGGCCCTGTTTGCCTCGCCATAGTACTTGTTTTTCATACTTTCAATTTACGAAAAACACCGCACATTGCATATCTTTATTTTATAATGATTAAATAGTTTTCATATATTAAAACTATTTTGTTAATGGTAAGGAATCCAAATAAGGTTTATATCTTTGCTGGCATAGATGAGTCATGATAGTCAATTGACTATCTCTATATATTTATGTATTATGGAATATGTCCTGCGGAAACCCTTTGCTCCACCTGCATACCTATAATGCCATCTATATAGAACACCCCTGTAACCTTGGTTCTATTTAGAAGAATGAGACGTTTTGTTCACTTGCTGATGATTCCGCTTTTGACGGGAATGCCTGCGTTTGCTTTATCCGGAATGGATACTTTACCGTATACCATTACTCATTACACAGATGAGAATGGTTTACCACAGAATAGCGTAAAGTTCATTGCTCCGGATGATGAAGGATTTTTATGGCTGGCTACAGAAAATGGCCTGGTACGTTTTGAAGGCGACCGCTTCCGCAATTTCAACAGCAGCAGCCGGATCTCTTATATTTATTCCAATGCGGGACGGAATAAACTGTTTGCCAGAACAGACAAAAGGGAAGCGATCCGGGTGGAGAATGGCCGCACGGTGAAGTTTACACGTAATCCCAATACAGAGGATGATTATGAATTCCTCATCTATAATGATACCGCTTTCGTTTACCCGGTTAACAGCCTCCCCAACGTTTTTACCGATGTGATCCACCCGGACCATTTCCTGATCCCTGTAGATGCATACGATTATTACATGATCGGTATGGACAGCATCAGGTTCATCAGAAAAAAGCAGGAACAATACCGGTTTAAATATCCCATCGCCAGTCCCTGGAAATTTTTCACGCTGGGAGATAGTCTTTATCAGCTGACTGAAAACGGGGATGTTACCTTTTTTGATAAAGACAAACCTGTTAATGTGATCGTCAGGGGGGATATCCTTCATTATCCCGCTTACAGGAGCAGGAAAAAACACATTCAGTTATACTGGAATTTTGTAGCGGAACAGCTTTTCTTTTACCTGGATGAACGATGTTATTTCGTAGAGGCACTACCGGATGGCAGCTTAGGCACTACCCTGGTGGTGGAAGATTTTGATTTTACACAGCAATCTATCCTTTCTATTTATTATACCTCCTTTAATAAACGGGTTTATCTCGGCAGCCGTTCAAAAGGGTTGTTTGTTTTTACCTGGAAGCAATTCCATCCTTTTCGCACAGGTGAGGGGAAAACGGATGTGTATTATGCACAGGCGCCGTTTGGGGATGATAGCATTGTAACGCCGCAGGGAATTGTATTTGATGCGCATGGAAAATATTCCTCTTTACCCCTGTTCAACGGTGTAAAAGGGAAATATGATAATTACAGCATGCAGGTGGATAAGGAAGGCAACATCTGGGGTAAAGCCGACAGCAACATCTATAAAATGAATGCAGACTGTTCTGAAATACTGTGGTCAAGGGAATTACATGATGTTGTGAAACAGCTTTATGCAGATAATGCAGGCCGTTTATGGATCGGCACACATCGGTCAGGGCTCTATTATCTTTCCACGAAAGATGAAAATCCTGTACCACTCTTATATAGTGCTGCTATAAAAGATGCATCTTATATGCAGCTGGAGAATGCTGATACTATGTGGGCAGGGACCGAGAAAGGACTGTTCCGTATACAGATCAGTAAAAACCGGATAGACACAATTGCCGGCCTGGAGGAAGCTTATGTAAGAAGCGTATATATCCCCCGCAAAGACGAAGTTTGGATCACTACATATGGGAATGGCTTTTACCTTCACCACCAAAAAAGGTTGACCCCACTGCCCCTGGATAAGCTTAAATACCTGGCTTTTGCGCATTGCATTATCGGCGATGCTTACGGCTACCTGTGGATCACTACCAATAAAGGATTGTTCAAAGCTTCCCGTAAGGACCTGCTGGCCTATGCGGACTGGAAACAAACCCTTGTCTATTATTTCTATTACGGAAAGAGCCAGGGTTTTTTTACGAATGAATTTAACGGCGGATGCCAGCCCTGTGCTTTAACACTCAGGAACGGGGACATCTCCCTGCCTTCACTGGACGGTATTGTACGATTCTCTCCCGGTACTTTAAACCATGAGCTGCCGGTAAGAAAGTTGTTCCTGGATGAAGTGGAGCTGGATGGCTATTCTTTACCGGCCGGTGATACTATCAGCCTGCCTAACAATTTCCTGCAGTTCAAGCTGCACATTAGTACCCCATTTTTTGGTGACAACTACAATACACAGATCTTTTATTCTTTGGATGGTGAAGGAAAGGATGTATGGCTACCGGTGGAGAGCAACCGGACGATTTCGTTCTCCTCCATGCCTTCCGGCACATATCGTCTGCGGATCCGCAAGATCAATGGTTTTGGCGCTAATAATTTCATAGAAAAAACGATTGTTTTTAAGGTAGCCCTGGCCTGGTTTGAAACAGCATGGTTCCGGATACTGGTGCTCGGTTTGCTGGCCTTATCAATTGTAGCCTATCTCCGCTGGCGCATCACAAGCATTCAGTACAAAACACATTTACTGGAAACCCGTGTGTCTGACAGAACCAGGGAACTCAAGCAGGCACTAGAATACCTGCAGGCCTCGGAGAATAAACTGCGTAAGCAAACGCTGATGCAGCAGCGGCTGATAGCAGCTATCACGCATGATATCAAAACGCCGATGAAGTTCCTCATGCTCTTATCCAATAACCGGAATACAGGAGATAAGAGTGCTAAAGCAGTATATGATGCGCTCTACAAAATGTACCACCTGGTAGAGAACCTTATTCAGTATATGAAAACGCATATTAAGGGCGAAAGGGTTGTACTGGAAGCGGTAGACCTGCACGACCTGCTGGAAGAGAAGGCCGGGATCTTCAGGCCCATTGCAGCCGCAAGGGAAGTGGAGATCTTCAACAATACGGAACCAGGCAGTAAAGTAATGGTGAATCGCCAGTTGCTGGCCGTGGTAATGCACAACCTGCTGGATAATGCCGTGAAGTATACCACGCAGGGTTCTATCCGTATGGAAGCTGTTCACCAGGGAAATGAAGTCTGTATCAAATTTATAGATACAGGCATCGGTATGCAGCCGGTGCTGGCAGACTGGGTGAATCAGTATAATGCTACGGACACACAGGTGCATAATGGCATCGGCCTCCTGATCGTGATAGAGTTGCTCCTGTTGATCAACGGAAGGTTGAACGTAACGGCCAATAAGGATACAGGAACAACGGTATCGGTGATCCTGGATATCAATA includes the following:
- a CDS encoding two-component regulator propeller domain-containing protein, whose protein sequence is MDTLPYTITHYTDENGLPQNSVKFIAPDDEGFLWLATENGLVRFEGDRFRNFNSSSRISYIYSNAGRNKLFARTDKREAIRVENGRTVKFTRNPNTEDDYEFLIYNDTAFVYPVNSLPNVFTDVIHPDHFLIPVDAYDYYMIGMDSIRFIRKKQEQYRFKYPIASPWKFFTLGDSLYQLTENGDVTFFDKDKPVNVIVRGDILHYPAYRSRKKHIQLYWNFVAEQLFFYLDERCYFVEALPDGSLGTTLVVEDFDFTQQSILSIYYTSFNKRVYLGSRSKGLFVFTWKQFHPFRTGEGKTDVYYAQAPFGDDSIVTPQGIVFDAHGKYSSLPLFNGVKGKYDNYSMQVDKEGNIWGKADSNIYKMNADCSEILWSRELHDVVKQLYADNAGRLWIGTHRSGLYYLSTKDENPVPLLYSAAIKDASYMQLENADTMWAGTEKGLFRIQISKNRIDTIAGLEEAYVRSVYIPRKDEVWITTYGNGFYLHHQKRLTPLPLDKLKYLAFAHCIIGDAYGYLWITTNKGLFKASRKDLLAYADWKQTLVYYFYYGKSQGFFTNEFNGGCQPCALTLRNGDISLPSLDGIVRFSPGTLNHELPVRKLFLDEVELDGYSLPAGDTISLPNNFLQFKLHISTPFFGDNYNTQIFYSLDGEGKDVWLPVESNRTISFSSMPSGTYRLRIRKINGFGANNFIEKTIVFKVALAWFETAWFRILVLGLLALSIVAYLRWRITSIQYKTHLLETRVSDRTRELKQALEYLQASENKLRKQTLMQQRLIAAITHDIKTPMKFLMLLSNNRNTGDKSAKAVYDALYKMYHLVENLIQYMKTHIKGERVVLEAVDLHDLLEEKAGIFRPIAAAREVEIFNNTEPGSKVMVNRQLLAVVMHNLLDNAVKYTTQGSIRMEAVHQGNEVCIKFIDTGIGMQPVLADWVNQYNATDTQVHNGIGLLIVIELLLLINGRLNVTANKDTGTTVSVILDINNSN